GCCCGAGATCGTCTACAAGGCGATCGCCGCGCAGCCTTATGGCGAAGAGCAGACGGCCAAGACCTGGGCCGATGTCGATCCCTCGCTGCCGAACGAGCCGATCCTGGTGTACGGCCCGCCCTCCACCTCGGGCACGCGCGACGCGCTGAAGGAACTGGTGCTCGAGGTCGGCTGCGATGCCAATCCGGCGATGGAGCAGCTCAAGGAAAGCGACGAGGATCGCCACGCGCAGATCTGCACCGAAGTCCGCTCCGACGGCGCCTATGTCGACCAGGGCGAGCAGGACAACCTGATCGTGCAGAAGATCGGCAACAATCCCAAGGCCGTCGGCGTGTTCGGCTATTCCTATCTCGAAGAGAATTCGGGCAAGGTCCAGGGCCTGCCGATGAACGGGGTGGAGCCGACTTACGAGAACATCTCCAGCTTCCGCTATCCGGGCGCCCGCCCGCTTTACATCTACGTCAAGAAGGCGCACCTCGACGCGATCCCGGGGCTGAAGGAATTCCTGGCCGAATGGGCGAAGAGCTGGGGCAAGGACGGCCCGCTCGCAGCGATCGGCCTCGTCCCTTCGCCGGACGAGACCCTGGCGGCCAACACCGCCGCCGCGACCACGCAGTACACCACGATGACCGGCGAAGAGCTTTGATTACGCGCGCCGCCTAGTCAGCGCGCCACGCTTGTGCAAAGGGCGCCGTCTCCCGGAAGACGGCGCCCTTTTTGCGTGGTCGGAAACGATTCGTCCGCCTAAACGCTGAATCGGCGCGAAAGGGGATACGAACGATGGCGGCACGGGCCTATTGGCAGGGACAGATCAGGCTGGCGCTGGTTTCGATACCGGTCGAAGTCTACCCCGCGACGAAAAGCGGCGCCTCGATATCGTTCCGCCAGATTCACGAACCGAGCGGGAAGCCGATCAATTACGAGAAAGTGGTCCGGGGGATCGGCCCGATCGACCGCGACGACATCGTCAAGGGATACGAGATATCCAAGGGCAACTACGTCCTGCTGGAAGACGAGGAGATCGAGGCGGTCAAGATCGAAAGCCGCAAGACGCTGGAGCTGGTGCAGTTAGTCGACGTGCACGAGATCGACGTGTTCTATTTCGAAAAGCCCTATTACGTCGTTCCGCAGGACGAACTGGCGGAGGAAGCCTTCGTCGTCCTGCGCGAGGCGCTGCGCGAGAAGAAGAAGGTCGCGCTCGGCCAGCTTTCGGTGCGCGGGCGCGAAACGCTGGTCAGCCTCAAGCCCTGCGGCAAGGGGATCGTGCTGGAAACGCTGCGTTACGAGGACGAGGTGCGCAAGGCGCAGACCTATTTCGAGGATATCCCCGATACCAAGCCCGACAAGGAAATGCTCGACCTGGCCGGGACGCTGATCGACAAGAAAAGCGCACCCTTCGACGCCGGCGAGTTCGAGGATCGCTATGTCGAGGCGATCCGCAAGCTGATCGACAAGAAGGCCAAGGCCAAGGGCGAGACGATCCTCGAGGATGTCGACGAGCCGGCGGCTTCGGGCACGTCCAACGTCATCGACCTGATGTCGGCGCTCAAGAAGTCGGTGAAGGAGGAGAAGCCGGCGAAGAAGCGGTCTTCGAAGACGGCGTCGTCGGGCGGCAAGTCGCGAAAGAGCGCCTGATGGAACTCAACGATCCCGTCCTGGTGCACTGGATCGACTGGGATCTGCTCGCGCGGCTGGGGGTGGCCGCGATCCTCGGGCTGGCGCTGGGGCTCGACCGCGAGGTGCGCGGCCACGCCGCGGGAATGCGCACACACGGCCTCATCTGCTTCGCCGCTGCGGCCATGACCGTTTCGATCATCTCGCTGTTCGGCCAGCTCGAAGGCGGGCGTTTGGACCCGCTGCGCATCTACGAGGCGACGGGCACGTTCATCGGCATTATCGGCGCCGGCCTGATCGTTTTCAGCAAGGGGCAGGTGAAGAACCTGACAACGGCCGCGCACTTGTGGCTCGCGGCGGTGATCGGCATTGCCTGCGGCGCGGCGCAATGGCCGCTGGTCGCGATCGCCGCGGCCATATCGGTCGTCATGCTCACGCTGCTGCGGATCGTCGAGCGGCGCTGGTTTGCCGACGAGGACTATACCCCGTGAGCAAGCGCGATCCCCTAGCCGAATACAACCGCCGGCGCGATTTCGCGAAGACCGCCGAACCGGCAGGCACGCGAGAAAGCAGCGAAGGCGGCAACCGCTTCATCGTCCAGAAGCACGCGGCCACCCGCCTCCACTGGGATCTCCGGCTGGAGGCGGACGGGGTGCTCAAGTCGTGGGCCGTGACCAGGGGGCCGAGCCCCGATCCCGACGTCAAGCGTCTGGCCGTGCGGACCGAGGATCATCCGATGTCCTATGCCGATTTCGAAGGGACGATCCCCAGGGGCGAATACGGCGGCGGCACGGTCATGTTGTGGGATCGCGGAACCTGGGCGCCGGTCGAAGGGAAAAGCTGGAAGGATATCGAGAAAGGCCACCTGCACTTCACGCTCGACGGCGAGCGGATGAAGGGCGAATGGCTGCTGGTCCGCATGAAGAAGAAGCCGGGCGAAAAGCGCGAGAACTGGCTGCTGCGCAAGATTGACGACGCGTTCGCGCAGACCGGCGATGCCCTGGTCGAGCATGAGCTGACCAGCGTGCTGACCGGCCGCGCAATGGCCGAGATCGCGGCCGACAAGGGCGGCGAGCGCTCGCTGGAAGGCAAGAAGGGCAAGGCCTTCGCCAGGGAAATGGCAAAGGCCGGCGCGCACAATGCGAAAAAGGCGAAAGGGCGGCGCAAGGCCGGCACCGGCAAGCCGCCTGCCTTCCGCAAGCCGCAGCTGGCAACGCTGGTCGACGCGGTCCCTGCCGGAAACGGCTGGATGCACGAGATCAAGTTCGACGGCTACCGCGCGCTCGTCGCGGCCGCGGGCGACAAAGTGCGCGTCTATACCCGCAGCGGGAAGGACTGGAGCGACAAGTTCGTTCCGCTGGCGCAAGCCTTCGCCGCGCTCGACCTCCCGCCCTGCCTGATCGATGGCGAGATCGTGGCCTACGATGACGACGGCAATCCCGACTTCTCCTCGCTGCAGAAGGTGCTCAAGCGCGGGCACGGATCGCAAGGGCAAGGCGACAAGCTGGCCTTTCATGCCTTCGACCTGCTCGAGGTAGACGGAGAGACTCTCGCCGGCCGGCCCAATATCGAGCGCAAGGAACGGCTGGAGGCGCTGCTGGAAGACGCCGGACCGCCGATCCACGTCGCCGACCATGTGATCGGCGCGGGCGAGAAACTCTACCGCGCGATGTGCGATGCCGCGCAGGAAGGGATCATCTCCAAGGCCGTGGACGCCCCCTATCGCGGCAGCCGCACGCGCAACTGGGTGAAAGTCAAATGCACGCTGCGGCAGGAATTCGTGGTGGTCGGGTGGAAGGCCTCCAGCGCCAAAGGGCGCCCGTTCGCCTCGTTGCTGCTGGCCCAGCACGAAGGGGCGAAGGGGAAAGAGGCGCTGGTTTACAAGGGCAATGTCGGGACCGGGTTTTCGCACGATGCGATGCAGGATCTCGCCGCGAAGATGAAGCGGCTGGAACGCAAGACGCCGCCGGTCGAGGTCGATCGCGCATCGTCGCGCGGGGTCACCTGGCTGACGCCGAAGCTGGTGGCGGAAGTCGCCTTCAGCGAGTTCACCGCCGAAGGCAGCGTCCGCCACGGCAGCTTTCTCGGCCTGCGAAGCGACAAGGAGGCGGCAGAGGTGACACCCGAAACCCCCGGCGAACCCCCGGCCGGCGAGGCCGCGCAGGCAGTGAAGATCTCCAGCCGCGATCGCGTGATCTTCCCCGACGCCGAATGCACGAAAGGCGACCTTGCGGATTATTACGCGGCGATCGCGCCGCTGATGCTGCCGTTCGCCGCCCAGCGCCCGATTAGCCTGGTGCGCTGCCCCCAGGGGCGGGCGAAGAAATGCTTCTTCCAGAAGCACGACAGCGGCTCGTTCGGCCCCCATGTCAAACACGTGCCGATCGCGGAGAAGAGCGGCGGCACCGAGGATTATCTCTACATCGAGGATGCGCCGGGCCTGCTCGCCTGCGTGCAGATGGGCACGATCGAATTCCACGGCTGGGGCGCGCGCAGCGGCGATGTCGAACGGCCCGACCGGATGATCTTCGATCTCGACCCCGACGAGGGGCTCGATTTCGGCGATGTCAAACAGGCGGCGAAGGACCTCCGCCGCAAGCTGGCCGATATCGGCCTGGCGAGCCATGCCATGCTGACCGGCGGCAAGGGCGTCCATCTCGTCGTCCCCCTCGCGCCCGGCCACTCCTGGGCCGAACACAAGGACTTCGCCCGCCGCTTCGCCGAAGCGCTGAGCATGGCCGAGCCGGATCGCTTCACGGCGACGATGAGCAAGGCGAAGCGCAAGGGGAAGGTCTTCATCGACTGGCTGCGCAACCAGCGCGGCAGCACTGCCGTCGTCCCCTATTCGGCGCGCGCGCGGGCGGGCGCGCCGGTCGCCGTGCCGATCGCCTGGGACGAGCTGGACAGGTTCGACGATGCCAAGCCGTTCTCGATCGCCGATGCGGCGAAGCTGCACACGCGCGCGGAGGCGAAGGCGCTCGCCGGCTGGGGCTTCGCCGAACAGCGCTTGCCCGATATCTAGCGCCGTTTTCAGCAAGGCCGAGGCGGTACCGTCGCGCTTGCCCCCGATGCCGGACGCGGATACCCTCGCCCCCGGATGATCGGCCGCAAACTTTCCGCCTGGCAGCGCGCCGGGCTGCTCGACGAGCAGACGGCGGCGGCGATCCGCGCCTACGAGGCGGACCATGCGCGGCCGCTGGCGCTGTGGGCCGTGATCGGCATCGGCGCGCTTGCCATCGGCCTGGGCCTGGTATCGGTCGTTGCCGCGAACTGGGAGGATATTCCCGGCCGCTTGCGCCTGGCGGTGCACTTCGCCTCGCTCGCGGCGCTGGCCGTCCTGCTCTGGCGCGGGCCGGGCGAGCGGCCGTGGGCGCAGGAAGCCGCGCTGTTCGTGTTCGGCGCGCTCGGCCTCGCGTTCTTCGGACACCTCGGCCAAGTCTATCAGACCAGCGCGCCGCTGTGGCAGCCGCTGTCGCTGTGGCTGGTGCTGTTCGGGCCTGCGATCCTGCTGCGCGGGGCGAGCTGGCTCACCGCGATCCTGCTTGCCGGCGTTGCCGTCTGGGCGAGCTGGGCATTTGCCGACACGGCGGGGCCGCTGTTCGGCGCCGAACAGCGCGCCGGCGCGGCGATCGGGCTGGCGACCGCCCTGCCGGTCCTGCTGGCCCCGCTCGGCGCCGCGATGCGGGGGCGCGACGGACGCGGGGATTTCTGGCGGCGGTTCGAACAACTCGGCTTCGCCTACGCGATCGGCTGTGCCTCGCTGGTCGCAGTGGCAAGCGGTTTCGGCGAACCGGACGGCGATGGGCTGTTCTCTTTCGGTGCCCGGATGGCCCAGGTCGTGGTCGGGCTCGCCGCGGCGGCCCTGCTGGTCGGCGCCCGGCGCGACAGATCGGGGCAGGCGCTGGGCGGGGCCGTTGCCGGAGCGGCCTTGACGATCCTTCTCAGCCGCATGGTCGACGGCAGCCAGCTGGGCGCGGCGCTCCTGTTCATGGCGCTGTGGATCGGCGTCGCGCTGGCCGCGCTGCACGGCGGCTGGCGGGACGTGTTCCAGCTGGCGGTCGCGGCCGTGGCGGCGCGGCTGGTGATCCTCAGTTTCGAGCTTGCGAGCGACTTGCTGACCAGCGGGTTCGGCCTGATCGTTGCCGGCGTGTTGATCCTCGGCGTCGCGTGGGCCGCGGTGCGGCTGTCGCGCCATTTTGCGCCGCCGCGGGAAGAAACGGCATGACGCGGCGTTTCGCCCTGGCGGCGGCACTCGCGCTCCCGCTCGCGGGGCTTGCGGCGAGCTGGGCCGCGGCGGAATATTCGTCGCGGCAGGGGACCGTCTGGCACGTGCCCATCGCGGGGTACGACCCGCGCGATATCCTGCGCGGACACTACGTGATTTACACGTATGAATGGCCCGGCCTCGAAACCGCGCCGCGCGGCGCGGGGGCCGGGGACACGTTGTGCCTGGAAGGCGATGCGCCGCATCTGACGCGCGCATTCCCGCGGCGAGGGCAGGCCTGCGAGGCATTCGTGACGGCGCGCGGGGGATGGAACGATCCCGAAGGCGGGCTGGCGACCGGGCGGCTCTATGTCCCGCAGGACCGCGCGGCCGCGCTGGAACGCCGGCTGGCCGATCCCGCGTTGCAGGGCATGGTGCATATCCGGGTGCGCGAGGATGGCCACCTCACCCCGCTCGACATCGCATTCCGCCCGCGAACGCCAGACTAACGCGCCGCCGACAACCACCCGAGCCCCAGCGCAGGCTGGGGCCTCAGGCCGCTGGCGCTGCGCCCGATAACCCTCCGCGCACCCAGCGCAGGCGGGGACCTCAGGCCGCCGACACACCGCCCGATACCTTCCCGAGCCCCAGCGCAGGCTGGGGCCTCAGGCCGCTGGCGTGTCGCCCGATAGCACGAGGTCCCAGCCTGCGCTGGGACTCGGAAAGGGGGTCGGGTTATGGCAAAAATGACTTGACAATTGTAACCTATTGGGTTATAGGAGCCCCGCCAGTCCACTCTGGCACACAGCGACGGGGGCGGAGCGTGTACGCGTCACGCAGGCCGCTTCGTCCAGACGGCCGGTGCCTCGGGGGGCTAGTGACCTTTTAGAGAAAGCCCCCTTTGCCGGTTTGCGAGGAGTTTTCGGGGGACCTGTCCCTTTCGGCCCTGCGGTGGGCCTCAACGCCGCAGAGCCCAGGGATGCCCCCGACGGATACGGTGCCGGCGAGCCCTGGCCGTATCTCGCCTCGCAGCCCTTAAGGGCCGAGCGAAAGGTTGCCGTAACCCCTTTCGCCGTTCGCAACGATGTTACCAAGGCAACCCTGTGACGCCCAGGTGGCAATCCTGTGATGCCCAGGCGGCACCGGCCGATTCCGTCCGCTTGCCTTCATGCCCCGGCGTAAGGTCCGCACTCGCCAGCGGATGGTGGGGTGTGCCTGCTTGCCTGCTTTCCCGCTTCTCTCTCCCCCTTTCCTCTCCCCCCTCTCCGATCCCCAGCGCAGGCTGGGGTCTCGTGCTATCGGGCATAGCGCCAGCGGCTTGAGGCCCCTGCCTTCGCAGGGGCTCGGGACGGTATCGGGCATAGCGCCAGTGGCCTGAGACCCCAGCCTGCGCTGGGGCTCGGGAAGGTATCGGACGACGCGCCGGTGGCCTGCCATTCCGGCTTGCTGTGGGTCGGACTTGCCGAGCGCTAGATCGGGTTGCCGTCCTGGTCGCGGAAGATCTCGCGGCGGCCGACGTGGTTGGCGGGGCCGACCAGCCCTTCCTCCTCCATCCGTTCGATCCACTTGGCGGCGGTGTTGTAGCCCACGCCCATCTGGCGCTGGAGCCACGATCCGCTGGCCTTCTGGTTTTCGAACACGATCTGGCATGCCTGGCGGTACTTGCGCTCTTCGGGGTTGTCGCTCGCGGTCAGTTCGTCGTCGAAGCTGAAGCCGCCGTCCTCCGGCTCCTCGGTCACGGCGTCGACATATTCGGGCTTGCCCTGCCCGCGCCAGTGCTCGGCGACCGCTTCCACTTCCTCGTCGGAGACGAAAGGGCCGTGGACGCGGACCATGGCGCCCGAACTCGGCTTGTAGAGCATGTCGCCCTTGCCCAGCAGCTGTTCGGCGCCCTGTTCGCCCAGGATCGTGCGGCTGTCGATCCGGCTGGTGACGTTGAAGCTGATCCGCGTCGGCAGGTTCGCCTTGATCACCCCGGTGATGACGTCGACCGAGGGGCGCTGCGTCGCCATGATCAGGTGAATGCCCGCCGCGCGCGATTTCTGGCTCAGCCGCTGGATCAGGACCTCGATCTCCTTGCCGACGGTGACCATCAGGTCGGCCAGCTCGTCGACGATCAGCACGATCTGCGGCAGGGGCTGATAATCGAGCTGCTCTTCCTCGAACAGTTCCTCGCCCGTTTCGGGGTCGAAGCCGGTCTGCACCCGCCGGCCGAGCGGCTTGCCCTTGGCGATCGCGGCTTTCACCCGCTCGTTGAACGAATGGATGTTGCGCGAATTGATCGAGCTCATCATCCGGTAACGCCGCTCCATCTCCTCGACCGCCCATTTCAGCGCGCGGACCGACTTGTGCGGCTCGGTCACGACTTGCGACAGCAGGTGCGGAATGTCGTCGTAGCTCTTGAGTTCGAGCACTTTGGGATCGATCAGGATCAGGCGGCATTCGTCGGGCGTAAAGCGATAGAGCAGGCTGAGCAGAATGCAGTTGAGCCCGACCGACTTGCCCGACCCGGTCGTGCCGGCGACCAGCAGGTGGGGCATCGCGGCGAGATCGGCGATGATCGGCTCGCCGGCGATGTCCTTGCCCAGGATGATCGGCAGGCTGCCCTTGGCATTGGCAAAAGCCTCGCATGCGACCAGTTCCTTGAACGCGACCATCTGGCGGTGCGCATTGGGCAGTTCGATCCCCATCACCGTCTTGCCCGGAATGGGCGAGACGCGGGCGCTGATCGCGCTCATGTTCCGCGCGATGTCTTCGGCCAGGCCGACCACGCGGCTGGCCTTGATCCCCGGGGCAGGCTCCAGCTCGTACATCGTCACCACCGGGCCGGTGCGCACGGCGGTGATTTCGCCCTTCACGTTGAAATCGTCGAGCACGGTTTCGAGCAGGCGGGCATTGCGTTCCAGCGCCAGGCGGTCGAGCTTGGGGCCGGTATCGGCCGGCGGCTCGGCCAGCAGGTCGAGGCTCGGCAACTCGAAGGCGGCGAACATGTCGCGCTGCTTCGCCTTGTCGAGCCGGGCGGGCCGCGGCGGCGCGCTGCGTTCGGCGATTTCGGGCGCGCGGCGCGGGGCCGCCCGTTCCTCGCGCTCGTCCGGCGCCTCCCCCGCAGTATCCTCGGCCCCGGTTTTCGCGGGCCGTTTCCGGCGCGGCAGGAAGGGCGCATCGCCGGCCGGCAACCCGGGCGCGCGGCGCAGAAACCCGGGCAAGGTCAAGAGCGCGCGCCAGTCGATCGCGAAAACGCGCGTGATCAGTGCGATGCCGCCGGCAAGGCAGGCCAGCGCCATTGCCAGGATCGCCCAGCCGCGCCCGCTTTCGGGCAGGCGGCCGGCCAATGCCTCGATCGCGCCCGCGCCCAGCAGCCCGGCGATCCCCCCGGTCGATGCGGGCAGCGATCCGCCCGGGCCGTCGAAGGCCAGCGAAAGGACGCTGGACAGCAGCACCATGGCGAGCACGAGCATCCCGACCGGCCGCAGCCAGTGCGTGTCGGTATCGCGGTCTTCCTCCTCCACGTCGCGCCACAGCTTGCGCGCGCCGACGTAGAGCAGGGGCAGCAGGAAGATGGCGGAGAGGCCGAACGCGAACAGCACCCGTTCGGCCGCCCAGGCGCCGCTCGGCCCCATCCAGTTGGCCACGTCGTCGCCCGCCGCGGCGGTCGAGGGGCTGGGGTCGGTCTGGGTATAGCTGACCAGCGCGAGCGTGAGAAACACCGCGCAGGCGAACAGCACGCCGGCCCCGGCCATCTGTGCGGCACGCCGCAGGCTGCGCCGGAAAGTGGCGCGCCAGTCGGTGGTCGGCGATTTGGCGGCCGCGCGAGTGGCCATGGCGATTCCCCTGATGCGAGCGGGCAGTATGAATCCTCGGCGAGTCCGCCGTCAAGCGCCCGTCGGGCGGCCGTGCGTCACACCAGCCCGTCGATCGCCGCCCAGCGCGGCCAGTCCAGCTCCTCCGCCCGGGCCGCGGTCATTCCGCCGAGCGCGATCACCGGCATCCGCGCCCGCGCCGCGAGCGCGCGAAAGCGCATCGGGCCCAGCGTCGGCGCATCGGGGTGCGAGCGTGTCGGGAAGACCGGCGACAGCGTGACGGCATCGGCGCCGATCGCGTTCGCCGCCTCGATCCCGCGGGCATCGTGCGCGGTGGCGATTCGCAGCCGACCGTCGCCCGGGCCGATCCGCCGTGCCGGCCCGTAAAGCCCGTGCGCGCCCCAGGCGCGCGCTTCGCCGGCGCTGCCCGACAGGACCACGCGGTGGCCGCATTCGCGGGCGATCTGGGCGAGAACCGCATACCGTTCGCGGCGCGGCTCCGGCGCCAGATGGTAATGGCGATAG
The sequence above is a segment of the Pelagerythrobacter marensis genome. Coding sequences within it:
- a CDS encoding substrate-binding domain-containing protein → MHLTKSICFAAVAALSLAACGDAPGTGGTRDSIRAVGSSTVYPFAKVVAENFARAHPDFKSPLIESTGTGGGIALFCEGEGPNTPDIANASRRMKKSEFETCQTNGVDEIIELQVGLDGIAFASAKDGIMMNLTPEIVYKAIAAQPYGEEQTAKTWADVDPSLPNEPILVYGPPSTSGTRDALKELVLEVGCDANPAMEQLKESDEDRHAQICTEVRSDGAYVDQGEQDNLIVQKIGNNPKAVGVFGYSYLEENSGKVQGLPMNGVEPTYENISSFRYPGARPLYIYVKKAHLDAIPGLKEFLAEWAKSWGKDGPLAAIGLVPSPDETLAANTAAATTQYTTMTGEEL
- a CDS encoding Ku protein, with the protein product MAARAYWQGQIRLALVSIPVEVYPATKSGASISFRQIHEPSGKPINYEKVVRGIGPIDRDDIVKGYEISKGNYVLLEDEEIEAVKIESRKTLELVQLVDVHEIDVFYFEKPYYVVPQDELAEEAFVVLREALREKKKVALGQLSVRGRETLVSLKPCGKGIVLETLRYEDEVRKAQTYFEDIPDTKPDKEMLDLAGTLIDKKSAPFDAGEFEDRYVEAIRKLIDKKAKAKGETILEDVDEPAASGTSNVIDLMSALKKSVKEEKPAKKRSSKTASSGGKSRKSA
- a CDS encoding MgtC/SapB family protein → MELNDPVLVHWIDWDLLARLGVAAILGLALGLDREVRGHAAGMRTHGLICFAAAAMTVSIISLFGQLEGGRLDPLRIYEATGTFIGIIGAGLIVFSKGQVKNLTTAAHLWLAAVIGIACGAAQWPLVAIAAAISVVMLTLLRIVERRWFADEDYTP
- the ligD gene encoding DNA ligase D is translated as MSKRDPLAEYNRRRDFAKTAEPAGTRESSEGGNRFIVQKHAATRLHWDLRLEADGVLKSWAVTRGPSPDPDVKRLAVRTEDHPMSYADFEGTIPRGEYGGGTVMLWDRGTWAPVEGKSWKDIEKGHLHFTLDGERMKGEWLLVRMKKKPGEKRENWLLRKIDDAFAQTGDALVEHELTSVLTGRAMAEIAADKGGERSLEGKKGKAFAREMAKAGAHNAKKAKGRRKAGTGKPPAFRKPQLATLVDAVPAGNGWMHEIKFDGYRALVAAAGDKVRVYTRSGKDWSDKFVPLAQAFAALDLPPCLIDGEIVAYDDDGNPDFSSLQKVLKRGHGSQGQGDKLAFHAFDLLEVDGETLAGRPNIERKERLEALLEDAGPPIHVADHVIGAGEKLYRAMCDAAQEGIISKAVDAPYRGSRTRNWVKVKCTLRQEFVVVGWKASSAKGRPFASLLLAQHEGAKGKEALVYKGNVGTGFSHDAMQDLAAKMKRLERKTPPVEVDRASSRGVTWLTPKLVAEVAFSEFTAEGSVRHGSFLGLRSDKEAAEVTPETPGEPPAGEAAQAVKISSRDRVIFPDAECTKGDLADYYAAIAPLMLPFAAQRPISLVRCPQGRAKKCFFQKHDSGSFGPHVKHVPIAEKSGGTEDYLYIEDAPGLLACVQMGTIEFHGWGARSGDVERPDRMIFDLDPDEGLDFGDVKQAAKDLRRKLADIGLASHAMLTGGKGVHLVVPLAPGHSWAEHKDFARRFAEALSMAEPDRFTATMSKAKRKGKVFIDWLRNQRGSTAVVPYSARARAGAPVAVPIAWDELDRFDDAKPFSIADAAKLHTRAEAKALAGWGFAEQRLPDI
- a CDS encoding DUF2157 domain-containing protein — encoded protein: MIGRKLSAWQRAGLLDEQTAAAIRAYEADHARPLALWAVIGIGALAIGLGLVSVVAANWEDIPGRLRLAVHFASLAALAVLLWRGPGERPWAQEAALFVFGALGLAFFGHLGQVYQTSAPLWQPLSLWLVLFGPAILLRGASWLTAILLAGVAVWASWAFADTAGPLFGAEQRAGAAIGLATALPVLLAPLGAAMRGRDGRGDFWRRFEQLGFAYAIGCASLVAVASGFGEPDGDGLFSFGARMAQVVVGLAAAALLVGARRDRSGQALGGAVAGAALTILLSRMVDGSQLGAALLFMALWIGVALAALHGGWRDVFQLAVAAVAARLVILSFELASDLLTSGFGLIVAGVLILGVAWAAVRLSRHFAPPREETA
- a CDS encoding GDYXXLXY domain-containing protein, whose product is MTRRFALAAALALPLAGLAASWAAAEYSSRQGTVWHVPIAGYDPRDILRGHYVIYTYEWPGLETAPRGAGAGDTLCLEGDAPHLTRAFPRRGQACEAFVTARGGWNDPEGGLATGRLYVPQDRAAALERRLADPALQGMVHIRVREDGHLTPLDIAFRPRTPD
- a CDS encoding FtsK/SpoIIIE family DNA translocase, with amino-acid sequence MATRAAAKSPTTDWRATFRRSLRRAAQMAGAGVLFACAVFLTLALVSYTQTDPSPSTAAAGDDVANWMGPSGAWAAERVLFAFGLSAIFLLPLLYVGARKLWRDVEEEDRDTDTHWLRPVGMLVLAMVLLSSVLSLAFDGPGGSLPASTGGIAGLLGAGAIEALAGRLPESGRGWAILAMALACLAGGIALITRVFAIDWRALLTLPGFLRRAPGLPAGDAPFLPRRKRPAKTGAEDTAGEAPDEREERAAPRRAPEIAERSAPPRPARLDKAKQRDMFAAFELPSLDLLAEPPADTGPKLDRLALERNARLLETVLDDFNVKGEITAVRTGPVVTMYELEPAPGIKASRVVGLAEDIARNMSAISARVSPIPGKTVMGIELPNAHRQMVAFKELVACEAFANAKGSLPIILGKDIAGEPIIADLAAMPHLLVAGTTGSGKSVGLNCILLSLLYRFTPDECRLILIDPKVLELKSYDDIPHLLSQVVTEPHKSVRALKWAVEEMERRYRMMSSINSRNIHSFNERVKAAIAKGKPLGRRVQTGFDPETGEELFEEEQLDYQPLPQIVLIVDELADLMVTVGKEIEVLIQRLSQKSRAAGIHLIMATQRPSVDVITGVIKANLPTRISFNVTSRIDSRTILGEQGAEQLLGKGDMLYKPSSGAMVRVHGPFVSDEEVEAVAEHWRGQGKPEYVDAVTEEPEDGGFSFDDELTASDNPEERKYRQACQIVFENQKASGSWLQRQMGVGYNTAAKWIERMEEEGLVGPANHVGRREIFRDQDGNPI
- a CDS encoding thiamine phosphate synthase, whose translation is MFFIAGRYSGTVQRNHTLPNLWLLSDARNDARLEQALRSLPAGSGFVYRHYHLAPEPRRERYAVLAQIARECGHRVVLSGSAGEARAWGAHGLYGPARRIGPGDGRLRIATAHDARGIEAANAIGADAVTLSPVFPTRSHPDAPTLGPMRFRALAARARMPVIALGGMTAARAEELDWPRWAAIDGLV